From the Deinococcus gobiensis I-0 genome, the window ACCGGGACCTGCTGGCCCTGGCCGACCACGTGGTCGTCAACGCCGTCGAGGCGCAGGCCTGGACCGGCACCGATCCTCAGACCCGGCCCACACGCCTGGACTCGGGCCACCCGAGCGTCGTCGTGACTCTGGGTGCGGGCGGGGTGCTGCTGTACGAGGACGGCGACCTCACCTGCGACCTCGCCGCGCCCCGCGTGCAGGCCCGCTCGACCCACGGCGCGGGTGACCACTTCGTCGGCGTCCTCGGCACGCATCTGGCCTGCGGCATGACGCTGCCCGGCGCCCTGGAACGCGCCGTCGTCTCGGCCGCCGTGTTCGTGGAACGTCTGCACAAAAATCTTCTGCCCGCGCTGGTCTGACGCCGGGCCGCCGAATCCGTCCCCCCATCCGATTCCCGCCTTTTGCCTGAGGAGGCTCTCCCATGAAGACCCAGAAGCTGCTGCCCGTCCTGACCGTCCTGCTCGCCGGCGCCGCCGCCGCGCAGACCTTCTCGCCCGACACCGAAAAGAGCCGCGTGGCCTCCGACCAGCTCGTCAAGCAGTTCGGTGCCGTGCCCAAGCCCGCCGCCGGCGTCCAGATCGGCGGCGTGATGAAGGCGCTGTCCAACGAGTACTGGCAGCTGCTGCGCACGGGCTACCTGAAGGGGGGCACCAAGTACGGCGTGAAGGTGGACGCCCAGGCCCCCAGCAACGAGAGTGACCAGATCGGCCAGCTCAGCATGATGAACACCATGATCGGCAAGGGCTACAAGGCCCTGCTCATCTCGCCCCAGAGCGACGTGAACCTGCTGCCGGGCATCGTGCGCGCCGACAAGACCAGCCTGGTCATCAACGTGAACGACGCGGTGGCCCCCACCGCCCAGCACTTCGTCGGCAACATCCAGTACGACAACGGCGTGAGCGTGGCGAACTACCTGCTCAAGACCTTCCCCAAGGGCGGGCAGATCGCCGTGATCGAGGGGCAGGCGGGCGTCTACGCCGCCAAGCAGCGCACCCTGGGCTTCAAGACGACCCTCGCCAAGAACCCGGCCCTGAAGATCGTCGCCAGCGTGCCCGCCGACTGGGACCGCCAGAAGGCCTTCTCGACCGCCCGTGACCTGCTGCGCCGTTACCCCGACCTGACCGCCTTCTACTGCAACAACGACACGATGGCCCTGGGCGTCGTCGAGGCGGTCAAGGCCTCGGGCCGCCTGGGCAAGACGCTGGTCTTCGGCACCGACGGCATCAACGCCGCCTACGACAGCATCAAGAAGGGCGAGCTGACGGGCACGGTGGACTCCTTCCCGGTCCTGACCGGCGAAGTGGCCGTCGAGGTCGCCGTGCGCCTGCTGGCCGGCCAGAAGCTGCCCAAGGTGATCGCCACGCCGCAGGCGCTGGTCATGAAGGACAGCGTCGCCAAGTACGAGCAGTTCAAGAAATAAGCGCCCAGGCGGGGGCCGGCTGGCCTGGGTCAGCCGGCCGCGCCTTTGGCCCCCAGACCCTTTCAGGAGACCGACGTGACGGAAGTGCTGTCCGCACAACACATCAACAAGTCGTTCAGCGGCGTTCAGGTGCTGCACGACGTGCAGTTCTCGCTGATGGCCGGCGAGGTCCACGCGCTGCTGGGCGAGAACGGCGCGGGCAAGAGCACGCTGCTCAAGACCCTGTTCGGCATGCACCTGCCCGACAGCGGGACCCTCAGCGTCGCCGGCCAGCCGGTCGTGCTCGGCAGCCCCAGGGACGCGCAGTCGCAGGGCATCGCCATGATCCATCAGGAACTGGCGCTCATTCCCGAGCTGAGCGTCGCGCAGAACGTGCTGCTGGGCAACGAGGGCCGCGAGGTCCTGAACTACGGTCAGATGCAGGCGCGGGTGCGGCCCTTCCTGGAGCAGGTCGGCCTGAACGTCCACCCGGCCACGCCGGTCAAGCGCCTGACCATCGCGCAGCAGCAGATGGTCGAGATCGCCCGCGCCGTCGCGCGCCAGGCCCGCATCATCATCATGGACGAGCCGACCTCCAGCCTCACCACCCACGAGATCGAACAGCTCTACCGCGTGGTGCGCGACCTCACGGCGCGCGGCGTGGGCATCATCTATGTCAGCCACCACTTCGACGAGATCGAGGAACTGGCCGACCGGGTGACGGTGCTGCGCGACGGCCGCTACATCGGCACGGTGCAGCAGCGCGAGGTGACCCAGGACCAGCTCGTGACCATGATGGTGGGCCGCGAACTCGTCGCCCAGACCGCGCCCCCCGCCCGTACGCCCGGCGCGGTGCGCCTGGAGGTCCGGGGCCTGAGCGGCGACGGCTTCCGTGACGTGTCGCTCCAGGTGCGCGCCGGAGAGGTCGTGACCCTCGCGGGCCTGATCGGCGCGGGGCGCACCGAGGTGCTGCGGGCCATCTACGGCGCGGACCCCTCGGCGGGCGGCGAAGTGCGGCTGGAAGGCGCGGCCATGTCCAGACGGACACCCGCCGACATGATGCGCCGGGGCGTGGGGTTCATCGCGGAGGACCGCCGCCACCAGGGCATCGTGCCCGACGCGCGGGTCAGCGTGAACATGATGCTCACGAGCTGGGCCAAGGGGAAGGTCGGGGTCGGGGAGCGCGACATGTTGCGCGTGGCCGAGCCGCAGATCCAGCAGCTCGGCATCCGGCCCGCCAACCCCAACCAGATCATCCGCCGCCTGTCCGGGGGCAACCAGCAGAAGGTCATCCTGGCCCGCTGGCTCTCGGCAGGTTGCGACCTCCTGCTCATCGACGAACCCACGCGCGGTATCGACGTGGCGAGCAAGGCGGACATCTACGCCCTGATCGACGACCTGGCCCAGGCCGGGGTCGCGGTGCTGATGGTGTCGTCCGAGCTGCCCGAGGTCCTGCGGCTGAGCGACCGAATTCTCGTGATGCGCGAAGGCCGCCTCGCCGGCGAGCTAGCTGCCGCAGACGCCAGCGAGGAACGCATCCTGGCCCTCGCCACCGGAGCCCAAACCCATGCAAAAGATCCAGCCGTCGCCTAAGAGCGCCAACCGCGCCGCCCTCGTCGAACGCCTGCGCGAGGCGGGCATCCTCGCCATCCTGCTGCTCGGGGCGGTGGTGTTCAGCTTCCTGGTGCCCTCGTTCTTCTCGGTGGACAACGCCATCAACGGCATCGGCCTGAGCGCGGCGATCAACACCATCGTCGCCATCGGCCTGACCTACGTCATCATCACGGGCGGGATCGACCTGAGTGTCGGGTCCACCGCCGCGCTGGCCGCCGTGATCGGGGCCGACCTCATGCAGCGCGGCACGCCTGTCCTGCTCGCGGTCCTGATCGCCCTGGCGGTCGGCGCGGTCGCGGGGCTGGTCAACGGCCTGCTCGTCACGCGCGTGCAGCTCGCGCCCTTCATCGTCACGCTGGGCACCATGACCTTCTACCGGGGCCTGGCCCTGTCCTACACGGGCGGGCAGCCGATCCTGTCGCTGCCCGACGGCTTCAAGCGGGCGCTGGGCGGCACGGTGCTGGGCCTGCCCATTCCGCTCGTGGCGGCCCTGGCACTCGTGGCGCTCTTCACGGTCTTCCTGAAGTTCACCCGGACCGGCCAGTACATCCTGGCCCTGGGGGGCAATGCCGAGGCCGTGCGCCTGAGTGGGATCAACACCAACCGCTACATCACCCTGACCTACGTGATCTCCGGCGTGCTGGCGGCCTTCGCGGCGCTGGTCCTCATCGCGCAGCTCGGCGCGGCCGAGCCCATCCTGGGCAGCGGCTGGGAGCTGAGCGCCATCGCGGCGGCCGTGGTCGGCGGCACGAGCCTGTCGGGCGGCAAGGGCAACGTCGTCGGGGCGCTGCTGGGGGCGCTGCTGCTGAGCATGCTGCAAAATGTCCTGACCCTGATGGGTGTTCAGGCGTTCTACCAGCTGCTCGCCACGGGCGTCATCATCATCGGGGCGATGGTCATCGACCGCTACACGCGCGGACGCTGAGCAGAGCGGCGAGAGCGAAGGGCGGCCTCCAGATGCGGGGCCGCCCTTCGCTCTCGCTCTTCCTTCAGGTCAGGGTGAGGGCCGGGCCGGCGTCCTTGAGCCAGGCGAGGCGGCGGCTGCCCCGGTCGGTGACGATCTGGTCCACGCTCTGAAGGGTGCAGACCTGGGCCATCGCCCGCCAGCCGAACTTGGTGTGGTCGGCCAGCAGGACGGTCTGCTGACTGACCTGGATGGCGAGGCGCTTGACAGTCGCCTCCTCAATGACCGCGTTGGAGATCCCGCGTTCGTCCACCGCGTGCGCGCCCATCAGGAACAGGTCGGCGCGCAGGTCGCGCAGCTGGTCTTCGGTCCAGGGCCCCGTGATGCTGAAGCTGTCGCTGCGGACCCGGCCGCCCAGCAGCAGGACCTCCGTCGCACCGACGGCGAGGGCCTGGGCAGCCGGAAGGTCCAGGGCGATGGCGGTCAGCGGGCGGCCGGCCAGCCGCCGGGCGACTTCCAGGATGGTCGTGCCCGCGTCGAAGATGACCGTGGAGCCGTCGCGGACCTGCCGGGCCATCGCCTCGGCGATGGCGCTCTTTTCGGCCTGCATCCGCACGGATTTGGTGGCGAAGGCCGGTTCCTGGTGGGCGCTGCGTTCGAGCCGCACCGCCCCGCCGTGGGTCCGGGCGAGCTGGCCCCGTTCGGAGAGCTGCTGGAGGTCGCGCCGGATGGTCGCCTCGGACACCCCGACCTTCTGGGCGAGTTCCTGGGTCAGGAGACTCTCGTGAGCGTCCATCAGCTCGAGAATGCGCGTGTGCCGCTCAAATGGGAGCATATGCGCAGAATATAAGCCAGTTCGCTCATGGCGGCGGCGAAAAGGTCTACAGGGCGGGGCGTCGCGCGGCGGTGCGGCGCAGGGACCGGGTGGACTCGCGGATGCTGAGGGTCAGTGGAAAATCCGGCAGGGTCGGCATTTCTCCCTGAAGCAGCCCCAGCGTGTGCGCGGCGAGCGCGCGCCCGATCTGGTAGGTCGGCTGATGGACGGTCGTCAGGGGCGGCGTGGTGAAGGCGCTGCCGGGCAGGTCGTCGAAGCCCACGAGCGACACGTCGTCGGGCACGCGCAGGCCCTGGCGGTACAGGGCCAGGCGTGCCCCGACCGCCATCTGGTCGTTGGCGGCGAAGATGGCCGTGAAGGGACACCCGTTCCCGAGCAGGCGCAGCGTGCCCTGATAGGCGGCCTGTTCCAGAAAGTCGCCCTGCACGACGAGTTCCGGCGGGGAGGGCAGGTCGTTGTCGCGCAGCGCCGCTTGGTAGCCCCGCAGCCGCTCCTCGGCGTCCTGCTGGCCGTCCGGGCCGCGCAGGTGCGCGATATCGCGGTGCCCCAGTTCGATGAGGTGACGCGTCGCCAGATACGCGCCCTGGTACTGGTCCAGGGTCAGGCAGCGGGCGTCCAGCTCGGGGACGTGCCGCCCGAACACGACCAGGGGCACCCGCCCGGCGATGTCGAGCAGTTCCTCGCCCGGCAGGGTGCTGCCCAGCAGGACCAGGGCGTCCACCTTGCGGTAGATCAGGGTCTCGATGGCCCCGGACTCGCGCTGCTGCGACCAGTGGCCGCTTTGCAGTACGGGCTGGTAGGGGGTGTCGAACAGCCCGTGCTCGAACCCCCGGATCACGTCGGCGTAATAGGGGCTGACGATGTCCTCCGCGATCACGCCGACAGTCATGCTGCGGCCCGTGATGAGGCTCTTGGCGAGGTAGTTCG encodes:
- a CDS encoding DeoR/GlpR family DNA-binding transcription regulator, translated to MLPFERHTRILELMDAHESLLTQELAQKVGVSEATIRRDLQQLSERGQLARTHGGAVRLERSAHQEPAFATKSVRMQAEKSAIAEAMARQVRDGSTVIFDAGTTILEVARRLAGRPLTAIALDLPAAQALAVGATEVLLLGGRVRSDSFSITGPWTEDQLRDLRADLFLMGAHAVDERGISNAVIEEATVKRLAIQVSQQTVLLADHTKFGWRAMAQVCTLQSVDQIVTDRGSRRLAWLKDAGPALTLT
- a CDS encoding substrate-binding domain-containing protein, with protein sequence MKTQKLLPVLTVLLAGAAAAQTFSPDTEKSRVASDQLVKQFGAVPKPAAGVQIGGVMKALSNEYWQLLRTGYLKGGTKYGVKVDAQAPSNESDQIGQLSMMNTMIGKGYKALLISPQSDVNLLPGIVRADKTSLVINVNDAVAPTAQHFVGNIQYDNGVSVANYLLKTFPKGGQIAVIEGQAGVYAAKQRTLGFKTTLAKNPALKIVASVPADWDRQKAFSTARDLLRRYPDLTAFYCNNDTMALGVVEAVKASGRLGKTLVFGTDGINAAYDSIKKGELTGTVDSFPVLTGEVAVEVAVRLLAGQKLPKVIATPQALVMKDSVAKYEQFKK
- a CDS encoding sugar ABC transporter ATP-binding protein, whose amino-acid sequence is MTEVLSAQHINKSFSGVQVLHDVQFSLMAGEVHALLGENGAGKSTLLKTLFGMHLPDSGTLSVAGQPVVLGSPRDAQSQGIAMIHQELALIPELSVAQNVLLGNEGREVLNYGQMQARVRPFLEQVGLNVHPATPVKRLTIAQQQMVEIARAVARQARIIIMDEPTSSLTTHEIEQLYRVVRDLTARGVGIIYVSHHFDEIEELADRVTVLRDGRYIGTVQQREVTQDQLVTMMVGRELVAQTAPPARTPGAVRLEVRGLSGDGFRDVSLQVRAGEVVTLAGLIGAGRTEVLRAIYGADPSAGGEVRLEGAAMSRRTPADMMRRGVGFIAEDRRHQGIVPDARVSVNMMLTSWAKGKVGVGERDMLRVAEPQIQQLGIRPANPNQIIRRLSGGNQQKVILARWLSAGCDLLLIDEPTRGIDVASKADIYALIDDLAQAGVAVLMVSSELPEVLRLSDRILVMREGRLAGELAAADASEERILALATGAQTHAKDPAVA
- a CDS encoding LacI family DNA-binding transcriptional regulator; this encodes MKKSGTTITEVARVAGVSVSTVSRTINGTAFVAEDKRQAVNRALQELGFQPNYLAKSLITGRSMTVGVIAEDIVSPYYADVIRGFEHGLFDTPYQPVLQSGHWSQQRESGAIETLIYRKVDALVLLGSTLPGEELLDIAGRVPLVVFGRHVPELDARCLTLDQYQGAYLATRHLIELGHRDIAHLRGPDGQQDAEERLRGYQAALRDNDLPSPPELVVQGDFLEQAAYQGTLRLLGNGCPFTAIFAANDQMAVGARLALYRQGLRVPDDVSLVGFDDLPGSAFTTPPLTTVHQPTYQIGRALAAHTLGLLQGEMPTLPDFPLTLSIRESTRSLRRTAARRPAL
- a CDS encoding ABC transporter permease, which translates into the protein MQKIQPSPKSANRAALVERLREAGILAILLLGAVVFSFLVPSFFSVDNAINGIGLSAAINTIVAIGLTYVIITGGIDLSVGSTAALAAVIGADLMQRGTPVLLAVLIALAVGAVAGLVNGLLVTRVQLAPFIVTLGTMTFYRGLALSYTGGQPILSLPDGFKRALGGTVLGLPIPLVAALALVALFTVFLKFTRTGQYILALGGNAEAVRLSGINTNRYITLTYVISGVLAAFAALVLIAQLGAAEPILGSGWELSAIAAAVVGGTSLSGGKGNVVGALLGALLLSMLQNVLTLMGVQAFYQLLATGVIIIGAMVIDRYTRGR